GCCCTTCTGTCATGTGTTGCCCTTTTGCATCCCAGAGTGGAATCGGAATCAGAACTTTCATCCTTGTTTGAATGCTTTTTTGCAGCCGTTTCCTGATGTCAAACTGGAGGACCAGACGGATTTCCTAACTCCCCTGTCAAAGTATCAGGCTCGCACCATCGTGGAAGCCACACTAGAAAGCATGGAGGCTTCGGCAGCTCCCTCTGTGGAGGCAGATAAAGACCAGATGAGCAAAGAGTTGAAAAAGGAGCAAGATATCAAAGAGGAGAGTCAAGACGACACAAAGATGGAGGCATCTGATAACGGCTCGGATGACGCCAACTCCGGCAGAGTCGGGGAGAATGATCTCAAGCGCAAGTCCATCTTTAACTTCCTGCAGCCACCTGCAAAGACAATGAAGAGAGCCGAGCTTGACGTGTACCTATCCGAACCACTGTGGGAAAGCAACACCAGTTTGTTGTACTGGAAATCTGCAACTCGGTTCCCCCTGCTCCAGGGCATTGCCAAGAAGCTGCTGGCAGTGCCAGCCACCTCAGGGGGCTTCGAGCACCTGTGTCCGATAGCGGCGTGTATCGTGAAAGCCAAGAGGAACCGCCTGCCCCCTCACGCCACAGAGAGGCTGCTGCTATACAAAAACTCTTTAAAGACAAAGACTGTTAAAAAGCCCAATGGGGTTGCTAAACACTGACCGGTTAAGTGACTTTGCTGTGGTTattgtgtgtccccccccccgccgaacCTACACTTTTGCTTCTTCATACATCATCCTATGCTACACAGTTGTATTTTGCAATGAAAGTGCTGCACAGCTTTAACATCAGCATGTCAGcagaaatgtattatttattgctGTACACTTTGGATGTTAAGTCAGATTGCGAGTGTATGACTAGGTTCTTCATGGGTTAAGTGACtaatgttttctgttttctttctttttaatttatttgtttctGTGGTCTCCAGTAGATATACTGTGTATTAGTCACTGGGTAGTAAACTGAATGAGAGACTGTCCTTTTCCTCTCTAAAATGTTTATTATCTTCGTCATtggcattttaaaaaataagttaTGATCAGCGATACTTTTAAGGTGTTGCAGTAAGACGTTTTCTCAAGTGTCTTGATTAACTGTCTAATGTCTGATGGGGCTGGATGGGAAACAAACCAGTTCACATTGAATGACAGTTAAGTGGTTTTAATGCAGTGATGAGGGCAAAGTGAACCTGTCAACTTTGCCCGCGCCACATGGGAATGAACTTGTATTAAAGAGTAAAACTATTTTATCTACGGTTTCCAGAATCCCATGATGTTCACTTCCATTTCTGTGTTTTCTAATCGCACTGAGTTAGAATATCACTAATACTATAATCAGCTGGGATCCGTCAGTCTGCTACTTAGTCTAAAGAATGCCTGCAGTCATTTAGCCTGAGGACTCCACActgaaagaataaagaatataatCTATGATccaaaaaagtaaaagaaagcTATCTAAAAACCAAGATAACTAAGATATCAAAATACATCAgactgattattatttatttacaccgTTAACCAATGTTCATGTAATTTAAAAGTTCACATAAGATGCGTTTTATGGGTAATTGGAGTTTAAAAGACAGTAAAGTGTCAGCTGATATATTTCAGCTGCGCCGTGATTGGCTGGACAGACACCCTGTGTCAGACGAAAGCCGTGGGTCAGCTCACGAGTACTTCCGGAGTCACTTCCTCTGCCATGTGCATGCGGGAGCGAAGTAGCGAAGCTGCTTTTTCTAACACGTTCGTGAGAAAAGCAGAGCCGCGTGTCGCCGCTCGGGACGAGGGCTGTGCCCGGACTGTTGTCGAGAGGAAAACAACCAGCAGGTAGAAACCGTGACGTATCCATAACAGCTCGTGTTCGCCATGGCTCTGTACGTGAAAGCTGCCGAGATCCTGGAGAAATCCGAGATGAAGCAGGCCGCCTTGAAAACAATGGTTTACGAGAGCAAGTTTTCAAACATCAAGCAGCTCTTCGCTCTGGTGTGTGAGACCGAGAAGTTCTCTTCCGTCCTGGAGGAGATCATCGAGTCCACCAAGCTGCTCAAGCAGGCCAAGCTGAAGATGCCCCTGGCCAAAGTGCTGGTCTACGACCTCCTGATCGGCCGGGGGCTGAAGTGCGGCGGGTCCTGGAAGACTGTGATGCTGAAGCATCGCTCCAGGCTGCAGGCGGCGCTGGCCCGCCTTAAGGTGAAGCAGAAGGTCAGCAAGAACGAGGACCTGCTCCCGGCCAGCGTCCAGAAGCTCTTCGGGATCCAGCTGCCCAGGTATGCGCGCGTGAACACCCTGAAGACCACCGTGGAGGACGCTGTGGACTATCTGAAGAGGGACGGCTTCTCCTACCTGGGCCACGCCTCTAGCCTGGGCGACTTGACCCTGAGGAAGAAAGACTTTGTGATCGACATGCATCTGCCAGAGCTGCTGGTCTTCTCTCCTAAAACTGACTTTCACGACCATTTCCTGTACAAGGCCGGACACTTCATTCTGCAGGACAAAGCCAGCTGCCTCCCGGCGTACCTCCTCAACCCCCCAGTCGGCAGCCATCTCATCGACGCCTGTGCTGCCCCGGGCAACAAGACCAGCCACCTGGCTGCCATCATGAAGAATAAGGGCAGACTGTTTGCCTTTGATTTAGATGCCAAGCGTCTGGCCACCATGTCCACTCTCCTGCTCCGAGCCGGGGTCACCTGCCAGCGGCTGGCCAACCGGGACTTCCTGACGGTGGACCCCGACAGCCAGGAGTTCAAAGATGTTGAGTATGTCCTGCTGGATCCGTCCTGCAGTGGATCAGGTAGAGTAGCAAATGGTTATTTCTGTGTGCAGTCTGGGTTTCTGATGACCTGTCTGCTGTTATCATAAAAGAAGCAGATGTGCAAAAAGGAAACTAATCAGAAACCTAGATGTTACTCATCAACTTTATTTCCAAATATCCCCATTCCTTACTCAACTTGTGTGTATAATGTGGGATTTACCTGTGTTTCTTTAACCCGCATGTCGTTGCATGCAATGCTAGTGCACCTGTACACAACCAAATTGgatgaatattaaaatgtaatcgGTGTTGGCGGGGTCCAGGTATGGTGTGTCTCCGGGACGACGCGTCCTCTGTGAACCAGGA
The genomic region above belongs to Pseudoliparis swirei isolate HS2019 ecotype Mariana Trench chromosome 9, NWPU_hadal_v1, whole genome shotgun sequence and contains:
- the nsun5 gene encoding probable 28S rRNA (cytosine-C(5))-methyltransferase, with product MALYVKAAEILEKSEMKQAALKTMVYESKFSNIKQLFALVCETEKFSSVLEEIIESTKLLKQAKLKMPLAKVLVYDLLIGRGLKCGGSWKTVMLKHRSRLQAALARLKVKQKVSKNEDLLPASVQKLFGIQLPRYARVNTLKTTVEDAVDYLKRDGFSYLGHASSLGDLTLRKKDFVIDMHLPELLVFSPKTDFHDHFLYKAGHFILQDKASCLPAYLLNPPVGSHLIDACAAPGNKTSHLAAIMKNKGRLFAFDLDAKRLATMSTLLLRAGVTCQRLANRDFLTVDPDSQEFKDVEYVLLDPSCSGSGMVCLRDDASSVNQDTVQARLASLASFQLRCLNHGLKFPRLKRLVYSTCSVHRQENEDVIAACLQQNPGFRLVPLLSEWPERGLQPLPQCLRASTAKTRTQGFFVALLEKHSGAGSLRPEPAVQRSKPEATPLGPSSCKKRPAASEESGASETEEMKEVEEIEETEEKEMEETEEKEETEKTPITAAGQADGTPGKKKRKRGKKKKKAAAVE